The Panthera tigris isolate Pti1 chromosome A1, P.tigris_Pti1_mat1.1, whole genome shotgun sequence region TCCCCCTCCACACTCCCGTTCCAAGGCATCTTTGTAGCCTTCCTTCACTCATATTACGCATTCACTGGCCCCTCTCTTCCTCAGCTGGACCTGTTTGGCTAAAATCCAACTTAGGGTAAACACAACATTTGGCCCACTCCTGCACAGGTGTGCTAAGGGAAGTAGAAACAGAATCCACAAtccatgccccccacccacccaccagccTCTACTTTTCATCTACAACCACAAGTCTAAAGAGTCCACCATATGCCTCTGTATTTCACTCTCTCACTCACAGGAGTCCAGTAGACAATTATTCCATActacctcctctctctgccagccTCATTCAGCAGTGatcttatttttcaaagtcaCCAAGAAGAGAAAAGCCAGGAGAGAATACCCACATCTTCTTCCTTACCTAATCTATCACCAAACTTGTTTGTGACCATTTATGTGAATACTTGCTCTACTGTAGCCACCTTCCAATTGTGCAGAAACACACCTTTTCTCCCTGACTGCAGGCTGCCCACCCCACCTAGGCATCAGTAACCTTTACTCTCAGTGGGATCCCTTTCCCCTCTGCGCCCCCAAGCTCACAGCTCTCCAGCTAAGACCCCATTTCTCTACTTGTCTTCACAGCAAAACTCCAAAGAGTAGTCCATATTCTCTATCTCCACTTCTTTAGCTCCTCTCTGCCTTGAACTTATTCGATTCTGGCTGTCCTCTCCCTTGTCACATGCCACCTTGTTATCTAGTCAAAGTCCTCATCCTCATCTTATTCCGTCTTATAGCACTGGCACAAcccaccctctgtccctcctccctggaGCAATCTCTCCACTTGGTTCCTCAAGTACTGCTCTCTTCACTTGCCTCACTGGTCACTTGGTAGCTGCCCTTTCCACATGTCCCATTCATTACTCTTCTGTACCTACGTTCACTCCATGGAGGTATACTCCACCTTCAGCAACAAATGTGCTTGTGAAGCACCCATGTGCTTGTGATTaacactttttccccctccccccaccatctccAGACTCCAGATTCATATCTTCTGGGATGCCTAAATTATCATGTCCCAAATAAACTGTCCCTTTCCTAAAGCCTCCCTCATTTTCAGGAAATCACATCACCTCTTTCCAGTTGCTCAAGCTGGAATCCTTCAAGTCAGCTTGATGCCCTCCTGCCCATCCACCTGTGGCCAATCTGTCCTTCTCACAGCAGCCCTTCTAGCTCCACTTTCATGCTCACATCAGCCTCCAGCCACTTCTTATCAACTCAACTGTACCAGCGTGTTAAAGCTGCCATCACTGTACACTGCACATTCCTACAGCCCCATTTCTCCACATGGCAGTCACAAAGTCAGTTTTAAAGTCAGTTGTGCTCCTTTTAAAGTCAGTTGTGTCCTTCTGCTACACAACACCCTTGGATGGTGCCCATCTAATTTAGCCAGAAGCCAAACCATCTTTGATGGTAGTGTTAGAGGTCCCTGCTACCTATCTgacctctcttccttcctttctaactTCCTGGCCCCCTCTCTGTTCCTGGTACATTCCATGCAGATGCCAGTTCAGGGCCTCCCCAGGCCTGCCCATAGACATGGACAAGCCTCTATTCCTCCCTTCACATAGGTCTTTGCTCAAAGGAGCTTCCCTTTCTACAAAAGAAACTCCTCTCTCATgctctccatcccttccctgctttcacaTCTCTTTGTATCCCTGTTATCACTAGAGTGGATGCCTCTGTTCGCTTTTGTATCCTACACCTAGAACAGTCTCAAGCAGGCAGGTGCTCAACACACAGAGAGTTGAGTGTGAGTGAGAGTCATCCCACAGAGGGGTGTGATGGCACCTGCAGATAGGAGGCCTCACAGGGCAAGTGAAGGGACcaccagggggaggggacagaaccCGCACGGAGAAGTGAAGGGactcacagagaaatgaaaacacccagagagagaggtgaagggaCCCACAGGAGAGGGAAGTGAGGAGGCATTTCTACCACTCACCACTGTGCAATTTCACATGCTCCTTCAGGTGTTTCTTAAAGTTGAAGGACTTCCCACAGGCTGGTTCTGGGCAGGAAAAGGACTTTTGGTGGATGTGCTGGTACTTCTTGTGGtgctagggaaggaaacaggtggTCTCAGGGAGACCACCAGAGCTGACCCAGCAGGCaggctcctctgccccctccccatcccccaaaagTTCTGTCACCACCAGCTCACATCATCCTGGCCAGTCCTCACCTGTATATAAGTCCACCATCCCGTCCTGACACCAAACTCTGCCCTCACCCTATTCTGTCCTTGACTTCCATTACCTCACCTTTTTGCCACAACCTTCCTTACAATGACCAGTTCCCTGAACAAAGTGCCATTCTGGTGACACTCCTGGTTCCCTAACCATGGATTTGCTGTCTGCTGGGAATAAGAACACAATTTGGGTAGGTATGATTATCCTCTTCAATATCAATATTAATGTACAATAATATCACCCAGATTGCCTACTTTATTGCTAACCATGGGTATATATTATATGGTGTTTTCCTAAATCTtctttagaaacacacacacacacacacacacacacacacacacacacacacacgtgtatgctTTCAACCTGGAACACTTTTAGGGGTTGTGTGTTCTTCTTTAACTCCCTGATTATTTGTTGGAAATATTTCTCCTGTCTGACCTAATGTCACATTCTGGCTCACTAAATTCCATGGGCTTTCCCCTTATCTATAATTCCGCTTTCCCATAGTTAAACTGCTGCTGGTGGCTGCTTCAGTGTCCTCCATTAACAAGCTCAAGTGCGTTTGACTAGCCCTGGTAAAGTTCTTCTCAGCCCAGGGATTTCCTGCACAAATGCCTTCCACCCTTGCCTCACCATTCCTCTGGTCTGGGGTCTCTGCCTCAGGACTTGGGTCTGGGAGGGCTCTGGATGAGTGTGGGGGCTGTGGCCCTTCCCTCTTTGTGCCCCAAACCTCTCCTGCAGTTAGGCTGGGGACAGGACCATCTTCCAGTCCTCTAGCACTAGAGCTGCCCGCTCAAGCGAACAGGGCCAGGTGGCTGAGTGTGGACTCAGCAACCCCAGCACCGTCACACACTAGCTAAGGAGTCTTGGGAACTGCTTAACCATTttgtgtgcttcagtttcctcatttgcaaagcaGGAACTGTATCAGCACCTACTCCATAGGGATCTTTTGAAGATCAAAAGACTTGACCCATgtcaagtgcttagaacagtcaCTAGCACTCCAAGAGCCTGAGGAATGCCATCATCATCTCCATGTGACCCTTGGAGGGCCCAAGAAACCAGCAGTAGTGGGCAGCAGCTGTGTACTGGTGGCTTGGTTTTCTGCCTTATCTACCAGCTGTCTGCTTTAGTGATTATTAACTGTAGGTAAGCTCTGCAGGTCCACCCCCAtctttctcttcccatctctGAATCCACCCACATTCCAGGCTTCTTTGCTTCAGCTTCTCCTTCACCTCAGCATCCCCTTCAGCCCTTCTCACCTCTGAAGCCACATAAAACCCAATCTGTGCCCCTCACATTCCTCACATTCAAATACTGTCGGTTGGAGAAGATCCGTCCGCAGCCAGGGAAGTCACAAGGCAGCAGCTCTCTTTTGGCAGCTTTCCTGGGAGGAGGAGGATAGGGAGGAGCATAAGGACTCCCACGGGCTCTCCTCAACTCCCTCTTCTCACTCTCCCCCCTCCAGCCCCGCTCTGCAAGTCCTACCTAATTCTCTTGGGGCCAATCTGTGCCGTGTCCTCCTCCCAGGCCAAGGTCAGAGCAGACTGGGCCTGAATCCCAGGGCTACGGGCAGCAAAGAGGGAGCAGAGGGCCTCGAGGGAGGGCCATGTTCCGGGATGCCCCTGCCCTCTGTCTCAGCCATCAGGTTACCTGGCCAGAGGCTCAGTCTGCTGGGCTGCTTGAGGGGTCCCTCTGAGTTCCGGCTGTACCCCAACTTCGGTAGGAAGAGCTCCAGAACTCAATGATGATGTTGATGAGGATGGTACAGCAAGAGGATTGAGGAgagctgctggggctgggggtgtctCCCCCTCCTTAAGTGTATGGGTgacaggggaaggaaggagtctGGGGGCATCTGGATCACTgctgaaaagagaaggaagaggagggcatTATTTCCCTGGGCTTTCAGCTAGCCCTGAGCCCCCGAAATGCTAAGATCCCAAACTCAGAACAGCCCTACTCCTACCCAGGATCTCTGTTCACACCTGCTTTCAGCTTTCATTCTGCCCTACAGCCTAACTTTACCACCTTCCACCTAATTCAAAGCCTCcaattctttctcccttccccaatgCCCATCCTGCCTTCCCCACCAAGTCTGCAAAGCTTTGGAAGCCCTGGccagctgctccctccctcctcctgctctgttCAGCATCCTCCTTCAGCCCCAACTTGCCCATCTGGGGAGGAGCTGTAGGTCCATGGGCTGGCCTCACTGAGCATCTCCTCTTCGTCCtcgtcttcctcctccccctcttctcctggGGGCGGGAAGGTCTCCAGGAGGGGTCCTACTTCCCTGCTGGACCAAGGAAGGCAAGCCTCAGGCTCTGCTCCTTCACCTGCACTGTCCACCCAAGTCTatcctgtccctcccacccccaacctcaccTGGGTGACCTGGCCTCCTGAGTCCTCTCATCATGCTCAGATTCCAAACCTGTAGGGTCAAAGGGGAAGGAACTCTGGGCTGGAGGGATGAGGACAGATGTACTTCTAAGGTCTGAAGTGGTGGGAGGACActtgggaaggaggagggtgcAGAGGCTACTGGAGTGGGAagggatattttattttagaaatgatacATTCACATGggttcagaaaataaaagtataaaaaagtacACTATGAAAAGCCTCTTTTCCAATACTGTTCCCAATCACCTATTCTTCCCACAGACAGCCTGGTTTCCTACATGCCCTTCCAGAGATATTTTATACATCCGTTAAGTGCATACATACATTCTTTCTCCTCTTAGTTTTCCACCAAGGGTAACACAACATACGCCCTAtgctgttttttgctttttatacctgaaaatatatttaaggataTATTTCCTTGTAAGCATAGTTTTTCCATTGAGAAAGGATAATTTTTAGACAATGAAGCTCTAAGCAAAAGAGATGGGaacctcttcccttccttttctccacaactCTTCTTTCCCCCAGCCTACCTGCAGGTGCTTGCCCACTCCTAGCCTCTGGGCACCAGCTTCTTGGGGCAGTACTTGGCCGGAAAACTGGCTTGGGCTCCTCTGGAGATATGGGTCCTGAAGAGGGGCCCCAGGAGAAGGTGTGGCCCGCAGAGCACTCCCACACAAGTCCCCCATCTTGGCCCCCGGGCCCCCGAAGCCCAGGCACCAGGCTGCATTCTCGGCTGTGGGCATGAGACAGGAGCACCAGATACTGCAGACCCTTGGGGGGCAAAGGCTCAGGACCTGGAATGGTGAAGGCAACAGTCAGGGCAAGTGGGGAGGCCTCCTACTCTCACTCTGGGGCCACATTCagccctgtcccccagccccctggGCAACCCCAGTCTAGTCCATTTTACCATTCTTCAGAGCCCAGAACCTCCCCAAGGTCCTGAGACACTGCTCTCTTTTATACAGGACGTTCCCATCAAACTACCCTGGGCTCCCCAATTCTCCACCTTTTCCCAAACTCACTCAGATCCAATCTCCTTATGGAGAATGCTGCTGGGTCACATCACTCGCTCCCTgttgcccctcttccctccctggctcctgaCCCCCTAACTCTAGCTATTCCCTACCTACCTGCACAGAGCACACAGCCTGAAGAAGTGTACCTgccagggtggggaagagaggcagttTAGGTAGGGGTCCAGGCCAACTGCTCTCAGCACTCCCACACTTTTAAGGGACCAGTCCTAAGGGCCCCTCTATTCACTGGGGACCAACAGGAGGGCACAAAGGCCACAAATCACAGAGGCGGTTCTGCTGAAATGAGAAATCGACGGGTGGTAAGGAGCAATGGGCCACCACCTGACCCTGGGAGGGGACTGGGTGTTGCAGCCTGGGTGCCCTCCCCCAGAGTCCCGCCCAGGCCCCTAACCGGTCCAACAGGAACTTAGCGAGTTGCGAGTGCAGGGAGAAACCCAGCCGCTCCTTGAGGAGGCACCACTGCTCCATGTGGCCACCTAGGCGGATGCGGCACTTGCTGCGGCGCGCGTCCAGCTGCCGTCGCTTCTCCTGCCGCCTGCGGGATGCGTCCACCGGGGAGGAAGCCATAGGCACCAGGACCTACAAGGTGGAGGAGACACGCATATGGGCGTACCTGATCCCGGGCCTCTGGCTCCACCCGCCATTGGGGCCTCACCTCATCAATGAATTGGAGCAAGACTAAGTCATTTCAATAGCATCCCCTGCCATTGGGCCCAACCACTCCAGCTTACAGGACATGTAAACTAGCGCTGtggagtgggaggcagggagacaaaGTCAATGTCGGAACAATGGCCTGACCCCGGGCATACTGAAGTGTAGAAACGGAAGCTATGGGGAAGGGGCGTGAGACTTTCATGGAGAAATTTCAGCTGGGGCTGGATGAGGGGTTGGTAAACAGTTTCACCTTGAAGAGAACATGGGCCTTTACTggttggtgggggaaggggaggtcgTGTGTTTTGTGGGCGCTCTTCATAGCGGGGTGAatgtgggtgggggcggggtctGGAGGGCGCTCCCACCCGGTCTCCGGCCGTCCCACTTAACGCTCACTGTGTGTAGGGCTGGCCAATTCCACAGGCAGCTACCAGGCCACCCAGAGCGCCCGCCGCGGCCCACCCCGACTCGGCCTTACCTGCGCGCCCCCACCCGCCCTCGCCCGGAATGCGCCTGCGCCTCCCCCGCCTTGCGCGCAGGCCCGGAGAGCAGAGATGGACAAGGGCCCACCTCGCGCGCACAGCCGCCGTTTCTCTTTTAAGAGGAACCCGTCCCCCTCCGCGTCGGAGCCTGCAGCCGGGAACAGGGGCCGAGGCTactgggagggcagagacagaggcccGCAGCGCGCGCCTGCGCATTGGCCACCTAGCGTAGCGCCTGCCGGGAGGTGTAGTTCCCGCAGGAATTGCTCAAGCACTTCGCTTAGCGCCAGGGGAATTGCGGAGGGGTGGCTTTTGTGGCAAGCGCCCGCGCATGATAGGGAAATGAATGGAACCGAGCCCTCCCCCTGTGTGTCGACCCCAGCCTCTCCAGCCTGCTCATGGATGTTGCCTCCACAATTACTATTTTGTACTTCAccttcaatttctctctctcagttgCCATCAACGGGCACTCATGCAGTGCAGAATCAGCCACCTTAAAAAACCAACTAGACTCCTCTCTAGAACCCCAGGGCCCATTCCCTCTGTCTGCATCAAAAGTCCTCTGAAAAGTTGCCTAGATTCGCTGTGGACTCTTGTTGACTTCCCATTCTCTTTTCTAATGACTCCAGTGGCGTTTTCCCTTTCAAGGAACAGCTGGAATGGAATGGTCACTTGGCTGTGGTCTCTCCTCCATCAGAGCAACATCTGACAGTGTAGATCTTTCCCTCCataccccacccctaccccaaatCCCACTGGCTTCTGTGACTTCACACTctcctgattttcttccttcttcattggctcttcctttccttcctgaatCTCCCCGCTCTGACCCAACAAAACGTAGTGTCCTCCTGGATCAGGCTCTAAAACAAGTGTTGTTGCTTACCTCTTCTGGAGTGATCTAGGTGCCcaatggctttgttttgtttcttccaattatttctttaaattccagttagttaacatacagcgtaatatattaatttcagatttaGTGATTCATGTACATACAACACTCAAGCTCCTCACAATATGTACCCTGCTTCatacccatcacttatttaaccaaTAGCCCTGCCCGCCTCCtgtccagcaaccctcagtttgttccctatagttcagggtctgttttatggtttgcctcactctTTTATTTCCCCAATTTTCATCTgatacatttcttaaatttcatatatgagtgaaatcatatggtattgatCTTTCCATGActagcttattttgcttagcataatatactctagctccatccacatccttACAAATGGTaacaattcattcttttttatgacagagtaatatttcattgtgtgtgtgtgtgtgtgtgtgtgtgtgtgtgtgtatatatatatatatatatatatatatatatatataccacttcttctttatccattcatcagtcgatggacatttgggctcttttcataatttggctactgttgataatcctgttataaacatcagggtgcatgtacctcctttgaatctgtatttttgtactctttagataaatgcctagtagtgcaattgctggatcatcaggtagttctatttttaactttttgaggaatctccatactgctttctagagtggctgcagcagtttgcattcccaccaaaagtgcaagaaggtttttctttctccacatccc contains the following coding sequences:
- the ZNF692 gene encoding zinc finger protein 692 isoform X3 → MASSPVDASRRRQEKRRQLDARRSKCRIRLGGHMEQWCLLKERLGFSLHSQLAKFLLDRYTSSGCVLCAGPEPLPPKGLQYLVLLSHAHSRECSLVPGLRGPGGQDGGLVWECSAGHTFSWGPSSGPISPEEPKPVFRPSTAPRSWCPEARSGQAPAGLESEHDERTQEARSPSREVGPLLETFPPPGEEGEEEDEDEEEMLSEASPWTYSSSPDGDPDAPRLLPSPVTHTLKEGETPPAPAALLNPLAVPSSSTSSLSSGALPTEVGVQPELRGTPQAAQQTEPLASPGIQAQSALTLAWEEDTAQIGPKRIRKAAKRELLPCDFPGCGRIFSNRQYLNHHKKYQHIHQKSFSCPEPACGKSFNFKKHLKEHVKLHSDTRDYICEFCARSFRTSSNLVIHRRIHTGEKPLQCEICGFTCRQKASLNWHRRKHAETAATLRFPCEFCGKRFEKPDSVAAHCSKSHPALLPAPQESPGPLEACPNISASVTLRSDDESRPSLVPEALTTLHQQ
- the ZNF692 gene encoding zinc finger protein 692 isoform X4; its protein translation is MASSPVDASRRRQEKRRQLDARRSKCRIRLGGHMEQWCLLKERLGFSLHSQLAKFLLDRYTSSGCVLCAGPEPLPPKGLQYLVLLSHAHSRECSLVPGLRGPGGQDGGLVWECSAGHTFSWGPSSGPISPEEPKPVFRPSTAPRSWCPEARSGQAPAGLESEHDERTQEARSPREVGPLLETFPPPGEEGEEEDEDEEEMLSEASPWTYSSSPDGDPDAPRLLPSPVTHTLKEGETPPAPAALLNPLAVPSSSTSSLSSGALPTEVGVQPELRGTPQAAQQTEPLASPGIQAQSALTLAWEEDTAQIGPKRIRKAAKRELLPCDFPGCGRIFSNRQYLNHHKKYQHIHQKSFSCPEPACGKSFNFKKHLKEHVKLHSDTRDYICEFCARSFRTSSNLVIHRRIHTGEKPLQCEICGFTCRQKASLNWHRRKHAETAATLRFPCEFCGKRFEKPDSVAAHCSKSHPALLPAPQESPGPLEACPNISASVTLRSDDESRPSLVPEALTTLHQQ
- the ZNF692 gene encoding zinc finger protein 692 isoform X1, producing the protein MASSPVDASRRRQEKRRQLDARRSKCRIRLGGHMEQWCLLKERLGFSLHSQLAKFLLDRYTSSGCVLCAGPEPLPPKGLQYLVLLSHAHSRECSLVPGLRGPGGQDGGLVWECSAGHTFSWGPSSGPISPEEPKPVFRPSTAPRSWCPEARSGQAPAGLESEHDERTQEARSPSREVGPLLETFPPPGEEGEEEDEDEEEMLSEASPWTYSSSPDGSDPDAPRLLPSPVTHTLKEGETPPAPAALLNPLAVPSSSTSSLSSGALPTEVGVQPELRGTPQAAQQTEPLASPGIQAQSALTLAWEEDTAQIGPKRIRKAAKRELLPCDFPGCGRIFSNRQYLNHHKKYQHIHQKSFSCPEPACGKSFNFKKHLKEHVKLHSDTRDYICEFCARSFRTSSNLVIHRRIHTGEKPLQCEICGFTCRQKASLNWHRRKHAETAATLRFPCEFCGKRFEKPDSVAAHCSKSHPALLPAPQESPGPLEACPNISASVTLRSDDESRPSLVPEALTTLHQQ
- the ZNF692 gene encoding zinc finger protein 692 isoform X5 codes for the protein MASSPVDASRRRQEKRRQLDARRSKCRIRLGGHMEQWCLLKERLGFSLHSQLAKYTSSGCVLCAGPEPLPPKGLQYLVLLSHAHSRECSLVPGLRGPGGQDGGLVWECSAGHTFSWGPSSGPISPEEPKPVFRPSTAPRSWCPEARSGQAPAGLESEHDERTQEARSPSREVGPLLETFPPPGEEGEEEDEDEEEMLSEASPWTYSSSPDGSDPDAPRLLPSPVTHTLKEGETPPAPAALLNPLAVPSSSTSSLSSGALPTEVGVQPELRGTPQAAQQTEPLASPGIQAQSALTLAWEEDTAQIGPKRIRKAAKRELLPCDFPGCGRIFSNRQYLNHHKKYQHIHQKSFSCPEPACGKSFNFKKHLKEHVKLHSDTRDYICEFCARSFRTSSNLVIHRRIHTGEKPLQCEICGFTCRQKASLNWHRRKHAETAATLRFPCEFCGKRFEKPDSVAAHCSKSHPALLPAPQESPGPLEACPNISASVTLRSDDESRPSLVPEALTTLHQQ
- the ZNF692 gene encoding zinc finger protein 692 isoform X2 translates to MASSPVDASRRRQEKRRQLDARRSKCRIRLGGHMEQWCLLKERLGFSLHSQLAKFLLDRYTSSGCVLCAGPEPLPPKGLQYLVLLSHAHSRECSLVPGLRGPGGQDGGLVWECSAGHTFSWGPSSGPISPEEPKPVFRPSTAPRSWCPEARSGQAPAGLESEHDERTQEARSPREVGPLLETFPPPGEEGEEEDEDEEEMLSEASPWTYSSSPDGSDPDAPRLLPSPVTHTLKEGETPPAPAALLNPLAVPSSSTSSLSSGALPTEVGVQPELRGTPQAAQQTEPLASPGIQAQSALTLAWEEDTAQIGPKRIRKAAKRELLPCDFPGCGRIFSNRQYLNHHKKYQHIHQKSFSCPEPACGKSFNFKKHLKEHVKLHSDTRDYICEFCARSFRTSSNLVIHRRIHTGEKPLQCEICGFTCRQKASLNWHRRKHAETAATLRFPCEFCGKRFEKPDSVAAHCSKSHPALLPAPQESPGPLEACPNISASVTLRSDDESRPSLVPEALTTLHQQ